One segment of Mus pahari chromosome 11, PAHARI_EIJ_v1.1, whole genome shotgun sequence DNA contains the following:
- the Med10 gene encoding mediator of RNA polymerase II transcription subunit 10 isoform X2 gives MAEKFDHLEEHLEKFVENIRQLGIIVSDFQPSSQAGLSQKLNFIVTGLQDIDKCRQQLHDITVPLEVFEYIDQGRNPQLYTKECLERALAKNEQVKGKIDTMKKFKSLLIQELSKVFPEDMAKYRSIRGEDHPPS, from the exons ATGGCGGAGAAGTTTGACCACCTGGAGGAGCATCTGGAGAAGTTCGTGGAGAACATTCGGCAGCTCGGCATCATCGTCAGCGACTTCCAGCCCAGCAGCCAGGCGGGGCTGAGCCAGAAGCT GAACTTTATTGTTACGGGCTTACAGGACATAGATAAATGCAGACAGCAGCTGCACGATATCACGGTGCCTCTGGAAGTTTTTGA ATACATTGATCAAGGTCGGAATCCCCAGCTCTATACCAAAGAATGCCTGGAGAGGGCTCTAGCTAAGAACGAGCAAGTCAAGGGCAAGATCGACACAATGAAG aaatttAAAAGCCTACTGATTCAGGAACTTTCTAAAGTGTTTCCAGAAGACATGGCCAAGTATCGGAGCATCCGGGGGGAAGATCACCCTCCGTCCTAA
- the Med10 gene encoding mediator of RNA polymerase II transcription subunit 10 isoform X1 produces MAEKFDHLEEHLEKFVENIRQLGIIVSDFQPSSQAGLSQKLNFIVTGLQDIDKCRQQLHDITVPLEVFEYIDQGRNPQLYTKECLERALAKNEQVKGKIDTMKCFQKTWPSIGASGGKITLRPKWGSILRPCDNKTDPVGSRACHCCLPATGTGLAPTSCFHHLTCCPCSSQSLGDPFFLQGNRQEDSCAEM; encoded by the exons ATGGCGGAGAAGTTTGACCACCTGGAGGAGCATCTGGAGAAGTTCGTGGAGAACATTCGGCAGCTCGGCATCATCGTCAGCGACTTCCAGCCCAGCAGCCAGGCGGGGCTGAGCCAGAAGCT GAACTTTATTGTTACGGGCTTACAGGACATAGATAAATGCAGACAGCAGCTGCACGATATCACGGTGCCTCTGGAAGTTTTTGA ATACATTGATCAAGGTCGGAATCCCCAGCTCTATACCAAAGAATGCCTGGAGAGGGCTCTAGCTAAGAACGAGCAAGTCAAGGGCAAGATCGACACAATGAAG TGTTTCCAGAAGACATGGCCAAGTATCGGAGCATCCGGGGGGAAGATCACCCTCCGTCCTAAGTGGGGATCGATCCTACGTCCGTGTGACAACAAAACTGACCCAGTGGGAAGCCGTGCCTGCCACTGCTGCCTTCCAGCCACAGGGACTGGCCTTGCCCCTACCTCCTGTTTCCATCATTTGACCTGCTGTCCCTGCAGCTCTCAGTCCCTCGGTGACCCCTTTTTTCTGCAGGGGAACAGGCAGGAAGACAGCTGTGCCGAGATGTGA